A window of the Equus asinus isolate D_3611 breed Donkey chromosome 20, EquAss-T2T_v2, whole genome shotgun sequence genome harbors these coding sequences:
- the ART5 gene encoding ecto-ADP-ribosyltransferase 5 isoform X2, whose product MMLAALLIALGGLSLHTLWQARPRQTLLQPRQDQGSSPLPPQVWPLSRRGLRSLTADNDLVWWLSTCVRGKECEDGAQAVPILPLGLAPDTFDDAYVGCAEEMEEKAAFLLKEEMARHALLRESWEAAQEAWEHRRRGLALPPGFKAQHGIAVMVYTNSSNTLYWELNQAVRTGGGSRESYMRHFPFKALHFYLTRALQLLRDGGGCHRGSGEVAFRGMGTLRFEPKRLGDSIRLGQFSSSSLDEAVARRFGNATFFSLRTCFGAPIHALSVFPKEREVLIPPYEVFLVTRFSQDGAQSLVTLQSYNQTCSHFNCAYLGGEKKRGCVSVPRGQPDSSSNGNFSLLPWKTLLLAPGGFLLSGAGP is encoded by the exons ATGATGCTGGCAGCTCTGCTGATCGCTCTCGGCGGCCTCAGTCTGCACACCCTCTGGCAG gcccggcccagGCAAACCCTCCTGCAGCCCCGCCAAGACCAgggctcctccccactcccaccccaggttTGGCCTCTATCCAGGAGAGGACTCAGGAGTCTCACAGCTGACAATGACTTGGTGTGGTGGCTGAGCACCTGCGTGAGAGGGAAAGAGTGTGAAGATGGG GCTCAGGCTGTTCCCATCCTGCCCCTGGGCCTGGCTCCAGACACCTTTGATGATGCCTATGTGGGCTGCGcggaggagatggaggagaaggCAGCCTTTCTGCTAAAGGAGGAGATGGCCCGCCACGCCTTGCTGCGGGAGTCCTGGGAGGCAGCCCAGGAGGCCTGGGAGCACAGGCGTCGAGGGCTCGCCCTGCCCCCTGGCTTCAAAGCCCAGCATGGAATCGCTGTCATGGTCTACACCAACTCATCTAACACTCTGTACTGGGAGCTGAACCAGGCCGTGCGGACAGGCGGTGGCTCCCGGGAGTCCTACATGAGGCACTTCCCTTTCAAGGCTCTGCATTTCTACCTGACCCGGGCCCTGCAGCTGCTGCGGGACGGTGGGGGGTGCCACAGAGGATCTGGGGAGGTGGCGTTCCGAGGCATGGGCACCCTTCGCTTTGAACCCAAGAGGCTGGGGGACTCTATCCGCTTGGGCCAGTTTTCCTCCAGCTCCCTGGATGAGGCGGTGGCCCGAAGATTTGGTAATGCCACCTTCTTCTCTCTAAGGACTTGCTTCGGGGCCCCTATCCATGCCCTGTCTGTCTTCCCCAAGGAGCGTGAGGTGCTGATCCCCCCCTATGAAGTCTTCTTGGTCACCAGGTTCTCCCAGGATGGAGCTCAGAGCCTAGTGACTCTCCAGAGCTATAATCAGACCTGCAGCCACTTTAACTGCGCCTATCTGGGTG GGGAGAAGAAGCGGGGCTGTGTGTCTGTACCAA GGGGGCAGCCAGACTCATCCTCCAATGGGaacttctctctgcttccctggaAGACCCTGCTCTTGGCCCCTGGGGGGTTCCTGCTCTCAGGAGCTGGGCCCTGA
- the ART5 gene encoding ecto-ADP-ribosyltransferase 5 isoform X5: MMLAALLIALGGLSLHTLWQAQAVPILPLGLAPDTFDDAYVGCAEEMEEKAAFLLKEEMARHALLRESWEAAQEAWEHRRRGLALPPGFKAQHGIAVMVYTNSSNTLYWELNQAVRTGGGSRESYMRHFPFKALHFYLTRALQLLRDGGGCHRGSGEVAFRGMGTLRFEPKRLGDSIRLGQFSSSSLDEAVARRFGNATFFSLRTCFGAPIHALSVFPKEREVLIPPYEVFLVTRFSQDGAQSLVTLQSYNQTCSHFNCAYLGGEKKRGCVSVPTGGQPDSSSNGNFSLLPWKTLLLAPGGFLLSGAGP; the protein is encoded by the exons ATGATGCTGGCAGCTCTGCTGATCGCTCTCGGCGGCCTCAGTCTGCACACCCTCTGGCAG GCTCAGGCTGTTCCCATCCTGCCCCTGGGCCTGGCTCCAGACACCTTTGATGATGCCTATGTGGGCTGCGcggaggagatggaggagaaggCAGCCTTTCTGCTAAAGGAGGAGATGGCCCGCCACGCCTTGCTGCGGGAGTCCTGGGAGGCAGCCCAGGAGGCCTGGGAGCACAGGCGTCGAGGGCTCGCCCTGCCCCCTGGCTTCAAAGCCCAGCATGGAATCGCTGTCATGGTCTACACCAACTCATCTAACACTCTGTACTGGGAGCTGAACCAGGCCGTGCGGACAGGCGGTGGCTCCCGGGAGTCCTACATGAGGCACTTCCCTTTCAAGGCTCTGCATTTCTACCTGACCCGGGCCCTGCAGCTGCTGCGGGACGGTGGGGGGTGCCACAGAGGATCTGGGGAGGTGGCGTTCCGAGGCATGGGCACCCTTCGCTTTGAACCCAAGAGGCTGGGGGACTCTATCCGCTTGGGCCAGTTTTCCTCCAGCTCCCTGGATGAGGCGGTGGCCCGAAGATTTGGTAATGCCACCTTCTTCTCTCTAAGGACTTGCTTCGGGGCCCCTATCCATGCCCTGTCTGTCTTCCCCAAGGAGCGTGAGGTGCTGATCCCCCCCTATGAAGTCTTCTTGGTCACCAGGTTCTCCCAGGATGGAGCTCAGAGCCTAGTGACTCTCCAGAGCTATAATCAGACCTGCAGCCACTTTAACTGCGCCTATCTGGGTG GGGAGAAGAAGCGGGGCTGTGTGTCTGTACCAA caGGGGGGCAGCCAGACTCATCCTCCAATGGGaacttctctctgcttccctggaAGACCCTGCTCTTGGCCCCTGGGGGGTTCCTGCTCTCAGGAGCTGGGCCCTGA
- the ART5 gene encoding ecto-ADP-ribosyltransferase 5 isoform X1, whose amino-acid sequence MMLAALLIALGGLSLHTLWQARPRQTLLQPRQDQGSSPLPPQVWPLSRRGLRSLTADNDLVWWLSTCVRGKECEDGAQAVPILPLGLAPDTFDDAYVGCAEEMEEKAAFLLKEEMARHALLRESWEAAQEAWEHRRRGLALPPGFKAQHGIAVMVYTNSSNTLYWELNQAVRTGGGSRESYMRHFPFKALHFYLTRALQLLRDGGGCHRGSGEVAFRGMGTLRFEPKRLGDSIRLGQFSSSSLDEAVARRFGNATFFSLRTCFGAPIHALSVFPKEREVLIPPYEVFLVTRFSQDGAQSLVTLQSYNQTCSHFNCAYLGGEKKRGCVSVPTGGQPDSSSNGNFSLLPWKTLLLAPGGFLLSGAGP is encoded by the exons ATGATGCTGGCAGCTCTGCTGATCGCTCTCGGCGGCCTCAGTCTGCACACCCTCTGGCAG gcccggcccagGCAAACCCTCCTGCAGCCCCGCCAAGACCAgggctcctccccactcccaccccaggttTGGCCTCTATCCAGGAGAGGACTCAGGAGTCTCACAGCTGACAATGACTTGGTGTGGTGGCTGAGCACCTGCGTGAGAGGGAAAGAGTGTGAAGATGGG GCTCAGGCTGTTCCCATCCTGCCCCTGGGCCTGGCTCCAGACACCTTTGATGATGCCTATGTGGGCTGCGcggaggagatggaggagaaggCAGCCTTTCTGCTAAAGGAGGAGATGGCCCGCCACGCCTTGCTGCGGGAGTCCTGGGAGGCAGCCCAGGAGGCCTGGGAGCACAGGCGTCGAGGGCTCGCCCTGCCCCCTGGCTTCAAAGCCCAGCATGGAATCGCTGTCATGGTCTACACCAACTCATCTAACACTCTGTACTGGGAGCTGAACCAGGCCGTGCGGACAGGCGGTGGCTCCCGGGAGTCCTACATGAGGCACTTCCCTTTCAAGGCTCTGCATTTCTACCTGACCCGGGCCCTGCAGCTGCTGCGGGACGGTGGGGGGTGCCACAGAGGATCTGGGGAGGTGGCGTTCCGAGGCATGGGCACCCTTCGCTTTGAACCCAAGAGGCTGGGGGACTCTATCCGCTTGGGCCAGTTTTCCTCCAGCTCCCTGGATGAGGCGGTGGCCCGAAGATTTGGTAATGCCACCTTCTTCTCTCTAAGGACTTGCTTCGGGGCCCCTATCCATGCCCTGTCTGTCTTCCCCAAGGAGCGTGAGGTGCTGATCCCCCCCTATGAAGTCTTCTTGGTCACCAGGTTCTCCCAGGATGGAGCTCAGAGCCTAGTGACTCTCCAGAGCTATAATCAGACCTGCAGCCACTTTAACTGCGCCTATCTGGGTG GGGAGAAGAAGCGGGGCTGTGTGTCTGTACCAA caGGGGGGCAGCCAGACTCATCCTCCAATGGGaacttctctctgcttccctggaAGACCCTGCTCTTGGCCCCTGGGGGGTTCCTGCTCTCAGGAGCTGGGCCCTGA
- the ART5 gene encoding ecto-ADP-ribosyltransferase 5 isoform X8 has protein sequence MMLAALLIALGGLSLHTLWQARPRQTLLQPRQDQGSSPLPPQVWPLSRRGLRSLTADNDLVWWLSTCVRGKECEDGAQAVPILPLGLAPDTFDDAYVGCAEEMEEKAAFLLKEEMARHALLRESWEAAQEAWEHRRRGLALPPGFKAQHGIAVMVYTNSSNTLYWELNQAVRTGGGSRESYMRHFPFKALHFYLTRALQLLRDGGGCHRGSGEVAFRGMGTLRFEPKRLGDSIRLGQFSSSSLDEAVARRFGEKKRGCVSVPRGQPDSSSNGNFSLLPWKTLLLAPGGFLLSGAGP, from the exons ATGATGCTGGCAGCTCTGCTGATCGCTCTCGGCGGCCTCAGTCTGCACACCCTCTGGCAG gcccggcccagGCAAACCCTCCTGCAGCCCCGCCAAGACCAgggctcctccccactcccaccccaggttTGGCCTCTATCCAGGAGAGGACTCAGGAGTCTCACAGCTGACAATGACTTGGTGTGGTGGCTGAGCACCTGCGTGAGAGGGAAAGAGTGTGAAGATGGG GCTCAGGCTGTTCCCATCCTGCCCCTGGGCCTGGCTCCAGACACCTTTGATGATGCCTATGTGGGCTGCGcggaggagatggaggagaaggCAGCCTTTCTGCTAAAGGAGGAGATGGCCCGCCACGCCTTGCTGCGGGAGTCCTGGGAGGCAGCCCAGGAGGCCTGGGAGCACAGGCGTCGAGGGCTCGCCCTGCCCCCTGGCTTCAAAGCCCAGCATGGAATCGCTGTCATGGTCTACACCAACTCATCTAACACTCTGTACTGGGAGCTGAACCAGGCCGTGCGGACAGGCGGTGGCTCCCGGGAGTCCTACATGAGGCACTTCCCTTTCAAGGCTCTGCATTTCTACCTGACCCGGGCCCTGCAGCTGCTGCGGGACGGTGGGGGGTGCCACAGAGGATCTGGGGAGGTGGCGTTCCGAGGCATGGGCACCCTTCGCTTTGAACCCAAGAGGCTGGGGGACTCTATCCGCTTGGGCCAGTTTTCCTCCAGCTCCCTGGATGAGGCGGTGGCCCGAAGATTTG GGGAGAAGAAGCGGGGCTGTGTGTCTGTACCAA GGGGGCAGCCAGACTCATCCTCCAATGGGaacttctctctgcttccctggaAGACCCTGCTCTTGGCCCCTGGGGGGTTCCTGCTCTCAGGAGCTGGGCCCTGA
- the ART5 gene encoding ecto-ADP-ribosyltransferase 5 isoform X9 has protein sequence MMLAALLIALGGLSLHTLWQARPRQTLLQPRQDQGSSPLPPQVWPLSRRGLRSLTADNDLVWWLSTCVRGKECEDGAQAVPILPLGLAPDTFDDAYVGCAEEMEEKAAFLLKEEMARHALLRESWEAAQEAWEHRRRGLALPPGFKAQHGIAVMVYTNSSNTLYWELNQAVRTGGGSRESYMRTCFGAPIHALSVFPKEREVLIPPYEVFLVTRFSQDGAQSLVTLQSYNQTCSHFNCAYLGGEKKRGCVSVPTGGQPDSSSNGNFSLLPWKTLLLAPGGFLLSGAGP, from the exons ATGATGCTGGCAGCTCTGCTGATCGCTCTCGGCGGCCTCAGTCTGCACACCCTCTGGCAG gcccggcccagGCAAACCCTCCTGCAGCCCCGCCAAGACCAgggctcctccccactcccaccccaggttTGGCCTCTATCCAGGAGAGGACTCAGGAGTCTCACAGCTGACAATGACTTGGTGTGGTGGCTGAGCACCTGCGTGAGAGGGAAAGAGTGTGAAGATGGG GCTCAGGCTGTTCCCATCCTGCCCCTGGGCCTGGCTCCAGACACCTTTGATGATGCCTATGTGGGCTGCGcggaggagatggaggagaaggCAGCCTTTCTGCTAAAGGAGGAGATGGCCCGCCACGCCTTGCTGCGGGAGTCCTGGGAGGCAGCCCAGGAGGCCTGGGAGCACAGGCGTCGAGGGCTCGCCCTGCCCCCTGGCTTCAAAGCCCAGCATGGAATCGCTGTCATGGTCTACACCAACTCATCTAACACTCTGTACTGGGAGCTGAACCAGGCCGTGCGGACAGGCGGTGGCTCCCGGGAGTCCTACATGAG GACTTGCTTCGGGGCCCCTATCCATGCCCTGTCTGTCTTCCCCAAGGAGCGTGAGGTGCTGATCCCCCCCTATGAAGTCTTCTTGGTCACCAGGTTCTCCCAGGATGGAGCTCAGAGCCTAGTGACTCTCCAGAGCTATAATCAGACCTGCAGCCACTTTAACTGCGCCTATCTGGGTG GGGAGAAGAAGCGGGGCTGTGTGTCTGTACCAA caGGGGGGCAGCCAGACTCATCCTCCAATGGGaacttctctctgcttccctggaAGACCCTGCTCTTGGCCCCTGGGGGGTTCCTGCTCTCAGGAGCTGGGCCCTGA
- the ART5 gene encoding ecto-ADP-ribosyltransferase 5 isoform X6 — protein sequence MMLAALLIALGGLSLHTLWQAQAVPILPLGLAPDTFDDAYVGCAEEMEEKAAFLLKEEMARHALLRESWEAAQEAWEHRRRGLALPPGFKAQHGIAVMVYTNSSNTLYWELNQAVRTGGGSRESYMRHFPFKALHFYLTRALQLLRDGGGCHRGSGEVAFRGMGTLRFEPKRLGDSIRLGQFSSSSLDEAVARRFGNATFFSLRTCFGAPIHALSVFPKEREVLIPPYEVFLVTRFSQDGAQSLVTLQSYNQTCSHFNCAYLGGEKKRGCVSVPRGQPDSSSNGNFSLLPWKTLLLAPGGFLLSGAGP from the exons ATGATGCTGGCAGCTCTGCTGATCGCTCTCGGCGGCCTCAGTCTGCACACCCTCTGGCAG GCTCAGGCTGTTCCCATCCTGCCCCTGGGCCTGGCTCCAGACACCTTTGATGATGCCTATGTGGGCTGCGcggaggagatggaggagaaggCAGCCTTTCTGCTAAAGGAGGAGATGGCCCGCCACGCCTTGCTGCGGGAGTCCTGGGAGGCAGCCCAGGAGGCCTGGGAGCACAGGCGTCGAGGGCTCGCCCTGCCCCCTGGCTTCAAAGCCCAGCATGGAATCGCTGTCATGGTCTACACCAACTCATCTAACACTCTGTACTGGGAGCTGAACCAGGCCGTGCGGACAGGCGGTGGCTCCCGGGAGTCCTACATGAGGCACTTCCCTTTCAAGGCTCTGCATTTCTACCTGACCCGGGCCCTGCAGCTGCTGCGGGACGGTGGGGGGTGCCACAGAGGATCTGGGGAGGTGGCGTTCCGAGGCATGGGCACCCTTCGCTTTGAACCCAAGAGGCTGGGGGACTCTATCCGCTTGGGCCAGTTTTCCTCCAGCTCCCTGGATGAGGCGGTGGCCCGAAGATTTGGTAATGCCACCTTCTTCTCTCTAAGGACTTGCTTCGGGGCCCCTATCCATGCCCTGTCTGTCTTCCCCAAGGAGCGTGAGGTGCTGATCCCCCCCTATGAAGTCTTCTTGGTCACCAGGTTCTCCCAGGATGGAGCTCAGAGCCTAGTGACTCTCCAGAGCTATAATCAGACCTGCAGCCACTTTAACTGCGCCTATCTGGGTG GGGAGAAGAAGCGGGGCTGTGTGTCTGTACCAA GGGGGCAGCCAGACTCATCCTCCAATGGGaacttctctctgcttccctggaAGACCCTGCTCTTGGCCCCTGGGGGGTTCCTGCTCTCAGGAGCTGGGCCCTGA
- the ART5 gene encoding ecto-ADP-ribosyltransferase 5 isoform X4 has translation MMLAALLIALGGLSLHTLWQVWPLSRRGLRSLTADNDLVWWLSTCVRGKECEDGAQAVPILPLGLAPDTFDDAYVGCAEEMEEKAAFLLKEEMARHALLRESWEAAQEAWEHRRRGLALPPGFKAQHGIAVMVYTNSSNTLYWELNQAVRTGGGSRESYMRHFPFKALHFYLTRALQLLRDGGGCHRGSGEVAFRGMGTLRFEPKRLGDSIRLGQFSSSSLDEAVARRFGNATFFSLRTCFGAPIHALSVFPKEREVLIPPYEVFLVTRFSQDGAQSLVTLQSYNQTCSHFNCAYLGGEKKRGCVSVPRGQPDSSSNGNFSLLPWKTLLLAPGGFLLSGAGP, from the exons ATGATGCTGGCAGCTCTGCTGATCGCTCTCGGCGGCCTCAGTCTGCACACCCTCTGGCAG gttTGGCCTCTATCCAGGAGAGGACTCAGGAGTCTCACAGCTGACAATGACTTGGTGTGGTGGCTGAGCACCTGCGTGAGAGGGAAAGAGTGTGAAGATGGG GCTCAGGCTGTTCCCATCCTGCCCCTGGGCCTGGCTCCAGACACCTTTGATGATGCCTATGTGGGCTGCGcggaggagatggaggagaaggCAGCCTTTCTGCTAAAGGAGGAGATGGCCCGCCACGCCTTGCTGCGGGAGTCCTGGGAGGCAGCCCAGGAGGCCTGGGAGCACAGGCGTCGAGGGCTCGCCCTGCCCCCTGGCTTCAAAGCCCAGCATGGAATCGCTGTCATGGTCTACACCAACTCATCTAACACTCTGTACTGGGAGCTGAACCAGGCCGTGCGGACAGGCGGTGGCTCCCGGGAGTCCTACATGAGGCACTTCCCTTTCAAGGCTCTGCATTTCTACCTGACCCGGGCCCTGCAGCTGCTGCGGGACGGTGGGGGGTGCCACAGAGGATCTGGGGAGGTGGCGTTCCGAGGCATGGGCACCCTTCGCTTTGAACCCAAGAGGCTGGGGGACTCTATCCGCTTGGGCCAGTTTTCCTCCAGCTCCCTGGATGAGGCGGTGGCCCGAAGATTTGGTAATGCCACCTTCTTCTCTCTAAGGACTTGCTTCGGGGCCCCTATCCATGCCCTGTCTGTCTTCCCCAAGGAGCGTGAGGTGCTGATCCCCCCCTATGAAGTCTTCTTGGTCACCAGGTTCTCCCAGGATGGAGCTCAGAGCCTAGTGACTCTCCAGAGCTATAATCAGACCTGCAGCCACTTTAACTGCGCCTATCTGGGTG GGGAGAAGAAGCGGGGCTGTGTGTCTGTACCAA GGGGGCAGCCAGACTCATCCTCCAATGGGaacttctctctgcttccctggaAGACCCTGCTCTTGGCCCCTGGGGGGTTCCTGCTCTCAGGAGCTGGGCCCTGA
- the ART5 gene encoding ecto-ADP-ribosyltransferase 5 isoform X3 → MMLAALLIALGGLSLHTLWQVWPLSRRGLRSLTADNDLVWWLSTCVRGKECEDGAQAVPILPLGLAPDTFDDAYVGCAEEMEEKAAFLLKEEMARHALLRESWEAAQEAWEHRRRGLALPPGFKAQHGIAVMVYTNSSNTLYWELNQAVRTGGGSRESYMRHFPFKALHFYLTRALQLLRDGGGCHRGSGEVAFRGMGTLRFEPKRLGDSIRLGQFSSSSLDEAVARRFGNATFFSLRTCFGAPIHALSVFPKEREVLIPPYEVFLVTRFSQDGAQSLVTLQSYNQTCSHFNCAYLGGEKKRGCVSVPTGGQPDSSSNGNFSLLPWKTLLLAPGGFLLSGAGP, encoded by the exons ATGATGCTGGCAGCTCTGCTGATCGCTCTCGGCGGCCTCAGTCTGCACACCCTCTGGCAG gttTGGCCTCTATCCAGGAGAGGACTCAGGAGTCTCACAGCTGACAATGACTTGGTGTGGTGGCTGAGCACCTGCGTGAGAGGGAAAGAGTGTGAAGATGGG GCTCAGGCTGTTCCCATCCTGCCCCTGGGCCTGGCTCCAGACACCTTTGATGATGCCTATGTGGGCTGCGcggaggagatggaggagaaggCAGCCTTTCTGCTAAAGGAGGAGATGGCCCGCCACGCCTTGCTGCGGGAGTCCTGGGAGGCAGCCCAGGAGGCCTGGGAGCACAGGCGTCGAGGGCTCGCCCTGCCCCCTGGCTTCAAAGCCCAGCATGGAATCGCTGTCATGGTCTACACCAACTCATCTAACACTCTGTACTGGGAGCTGAACCAGGCCGTGCGGACAGGCGGTGGCTCCCGGGAGTCCTACATGAGGCACTTCCCTTTCAAGGCTCTGCATTTCTACCTGACCCGGGCCCTGCAGCTGCTGCGGGACGGTGGGGGGTGCCACAGAGGATCTGGGGAGGTGGCGTTCCGAGGCATGGGCACCCTTCGCTTTGAACCCAAGAGGCTGGGGGACTCTATCCGCTTGGGCCAGTTTTCCTCCAGCTCCCTGGATGAGGCGGTGGCCCGAAGATTTGGTAATGCCACCTTCTTCTCTCTAAGGACTTGCTTCGGGGCCCCTATCCATGCCCTGTCTGTCTTCCCCAAGGAGCGTGAGGTGCTGATCCCCCCCTATGAAGTCTTCTTGGTCACCAGGTTCTCCCAGGATGGAGCTCAGAGCCTAGTGACTCTCCAGAGCTATAATCAGACCTGCAGCCACTTTAACTGCGCCTATCTGGGTG GGGAGAAGAAGCGGGGCTGTGTGTCTGTACCAA caGGGGGGCAGCCAGACTCATCCTCCAATGGGaacttctctctgcttccctggaAGACCCTGCTCTTGGCCCCTGGGGGGTTCCTGCTCTCAGGAGCTGGGCCCTGA
- the ART5 gene encoding ecto-ADP-ribosyltransferase 5 isoform X10, which yields MMLAALLIALGGLSLHTLWQAQAVPILPLGLAPDTFDDAYVGCAEEMEEKAAFLLKEEMARHALLRESWEAAQEAWEHRRRGLALPPGFKAQHGIAVMVYTNSSNTLYWELNQAVRTGGGSRESYMRHFPFKALHFYLTRALQLLRDGGGCHRGSGEVAFRGMGTLRFEPKRLGDSIRLGQFSSSSLDEAVARRFGEKKRGCVSVPRGQPDSSSNGNFSLLPWKTLLLAPGGFLLSGAGP from the exons ATGATGCTGGCAGCTCTGCTGATCGCTCTCGGCGGCCTCAGTCTGCACACCCTCTGGCAG GCTCAGGCTGTTCCCATCCTGCCCCTGGGCCTGGCTCCAGACACCTTTGATGATGCCTATGTGGGCTGCGcggaggagatggaggagaaggCAGCCTTTCTGCTAAAGGAGGAGATGGCCCGCCACGCCTTGCTGCGGGAGTCCTGGGAGGCAGCCCAGGAGGCCTGGGAGCACAGGCGTCGAGGGCTCGCCCTGCCCCCTGGCTTCAAAGCCCAGCATGGAATCGCTGTCATGGTCTACACCAACTCATCTAACACTCTGTACTGGGAGCTGAACCAGGCCGTGCGGACAGGCGGTGGCTCCCGGGAGTCCTACATGAGGCACTTCCCTTTCAAGGCTCTGCATTTCTACCTGACCCGGGCCCTGCAGCTGCTGCGGGACGGTGGGGGGTGCCACAGAGGATCTGGGGAGGTGGCGTTCCGAGGCATGGGCACCCTTCGCTTTGAACCCAAGAGGCTGGGGGACTCTATCCGCTTGGGCCAGTTTTCCTCCAGCTCCCTGGATGAGGCGGTGGCCCGAAGATTTG GGGAGAAGAAGCGGGGCTGTGTGTCTGTACCAA GGGGGCAGCCAGACTCATCCTCCAATGGGaacttctctctgcttccctggaAGACCCTGCTCTTGGCCCCTGGGGGGTTCCTGCTCTCAGGAGCTGGGCCCTGA
- the ART5 gene encoding ecto-ADP-ribosyltransferase 5 isoform X7 translates to MMLAALLIALGGLSLHTLWQARPRQTLLQPRQDQGSSPLPPQVWPLSRRGLRSLTADNDLVWWLSTCVRGKECEDGAQAVPILPLGLAPDTFDDAYVGCAEEMEEKAAFLLKEEMARHALLRESWEAAQEAWEHRRRGLALPPGFKAQHGIAVMVYTNSSNTLYWELNQAVRTGGGSRESYMRHFPFKALHFYLTRALQLLRDGGGCHRGSGEVAFRGMGTLRFEPKRLGDSIRLGQFSSSSLDEAVARRFGEKKRGCVSVPTGGQPDSSSNGNFSLLPWKTLLLAPGGFLLSGAGP, encoded by the exons ATGATGCTGGCAGCTCTGCTGATCGCTCTCGGCGGCCTCAGTCTGCACACCCTCTGGCAG gcccggcccagGCAAACCCTCCTGCAGCCCCGCCAAGACCAgggctcctccccactcccaccccaggttTGGCCTCTATCCAGGAGAGGACTCAGGAGTCTCACAGCTGACAATGACTTGGTGTGGTGGCTGAGCACCTGCGTGAGAGGGAAAGAGTGTGAAGATGGG GCTCAGGCTGTTCCCATCCTGCCCCTGGGCCTGGCTCCAGACACCTTTGATGATGCCTATGTGGGCTGCGcggaggagatggaggagaaggCAGCCTTTCTGCTAAAGGAGGAGATGGCCCGCCACGCCTTGCTGCGGGAGTCCTGGGAGGCAGCCCAGGAGGCCTGGGAGCACAGGCGTCGAGGGCTCGCCCTGCCCCCTGGCTTCAAAGCCCAGCATGGAATCGCTGTCATGGTCTACACCAACTCATCTAACACTCTGTACTGGGAGCTGAACCAGGCCGTGCGGACAGGCGGTGGCTCCCGGGAGTCCTACATGAGGCACTTCCCTTTCAAGGCTCTGCATTTCTACCTGACCCGGGCCCTGCAGCTGCTGCGGGACGGTGGGGGGTGCCACAGAGGATCTGGGGAGGTGGCGTTCCGAGGCATGGGCACCCTTCGCTTTGAACCCAAGAGGCTGGGGGACTCTATCCGCTTGGGCCAGTTTTCCTCCAGCTCCCTGGATGAGGCGGTGGCCCGAAGATTTG GGGAGAAGAAGCGGGGCTGTGTGTCTGTACCAA caGGGGGGCAGCCAGACTCATCCTCCAATGGGaacttctctctgcttccctggaAGACCCTGCTCTTGGCCCCTGGGGGGTTCCTGCTCTCAGGAGCTGGGCCCTGA